From Seriola aureovittata isolate HTS-2021-v1 ecotype China chromosome 16, ASM2101889v1, whole genome shotgun sequence, one genomic window encodes:
- the LOC130183660 gene encoding transmembrane protein 79-like: protein MSGPGGLVSELIEDVALSPDGPTAEPEIAGSKKPQESSSVEERNKIKDDEDEEKVLKEKENQEENEEMTSSALLEPSTLPWPGDKEKRPQTDDDDVCSESEERDTGISGGSQDLSESQTESDRKSKDRWRESMPEGERWRDDEIVVQRDHKGDSSLADDEEEEEDVEDGESNWISKKTALGFTPQVTIVRPSSKELPEESRLFIEKDVEKEPQVESDSASQFYPEWTEQTTSSHLCGAKLRLALATAAAGLLFPLLVWGGYRLLPFDSPLLESAPLRVVYTLRCSFFASIPILLGVVVQGVARLRYSALKPLYQSQLVHREVAVHWHYVNESLALFLFYFLQLAVMATYISQELVKLVPLLTIMFVFGRLIYWLCLSLGSSIRGLGFGFSFFPILVMLGANFYYVCSSVGQGAVFDVEPPTTAPPPPSRRWWG, encoded by the exons ATGTCTGGCCCCGGTGGTTTAGTGTCAGAATTAATTGAAGATGTGGCACTTTCACCTGATGGACCAACTGCAGAGCCAGAAATAGCTGGAAGTAAAAAGCCACAAGAGAGTAGCAGTGTTGAGGAAAGAAACAAGAttaaagatgatgaagatgaagaaaaggtgttgaaagagaaggaaaatcAAGAAGAGAACGAGGAAATGACCAGCTCTGCTCTACTGGAGCCGAGCACGTTACCATGGCctggagacaaagagaagaggcCTCAGACGGACGACGATGACGTCTGTTCAGAGTCTGAAGAGAGGGACACAGGGATCAGCGGAGGAAGCCAAGACCTGTCcgagagtcagacagagagcgACAGAAAGAGCAAAGACAGGTGGAGGGAGAGCATGCCcgagggagagaggtggagggatgATGAGATCGTGGTGCAGCGAGACCATAAAGGGGACAGCTCACTGGCAGATgacgaagaggaagaggaggatgttgAAGATGGAGAGTCGAATTGGATCTCCAAGAAAACTGCTCTGGGTTTCACTCCACAAGTCACAATCGTGCGTCCGTCCAGCAAAGAGCTTCCTGAGGAGAGCCGGCTCTTCATAGAGAAGGACGTTGAGAAGGAGCCGCAGGTGGAGTCCGACTCAGCCTCGCAGTTCTACCCAGAGTGGACGGAGCAGACGACAAGCTCT CATCTGTGTGGTGCAAAACTGAGGCTGGCTCTAGCGACGGCAGCTGCAGggctcctctttcctctcctggTGTGGGGAGGTTACAGACTCCTTCCCTTTGACTCACCGCTGCTGGAGAGCGCTCCCCTCAGGGTGGTGTACACACTGCGCTGCTCCTTCTTCGCCAGCATCCCCATCCTGCTCG GTGTGGTGGTGCAGGGCGTGGCCCGGCTGCGTTACAGTGCGCTGAAGCCGCTCTATCAGAGTCAACTGGTGCACAGAGAGGTCGCCGTGCACTGGCACTACGTGAACGAATCACTGgccctcttcctcttctactTCCTCCAGCTCGCTGTCATGGCAACCTACATCAGCCAGGAGCTGGTCAAACTGGTGCCGCTGCTCaccatcatgtttgtttttggcag GCTGATCTACtggctctgcctctctctgggCAGCAGCATCAGAGGCCTCGGCTTCGGCTTCTCCTTCTTCCCCATACTGGTCATGCTGGGCGCCAACTTCTACTACGTCTGCTCGTCAGTCGGGCAAGGGGCGGTTTTTGACGTGGAACCACCCACGacggctcctcctcctcccagtcGGCGTTGGTGGGGTTAA